Proteins from one Natrinema salinisoli genomic window:
- a CDS encoding VWA domain-containing protein, with product MVAESEDKKLSSLPFPAIVGQDELKRVLLAVAVNDGLDGSLIVGEKGTAKSTAVRALVDLLPEQRAVADCPYGCSPDDASQQCEDCRDRDPEDMPVEARSVPLVTLPLGATRDRVVGTLSVEDALAGEADFDPGLLARANRGILYVDEVNLLDGHLVDVILDAAASGVNTVERDGISVSHPANFTLIGTMNPEEGDLRPQLRDRFALQASVEGCREIDDRVEIIDRALAVNGDNGTDPSAKYSDEVETLRDDLAAARDRLPSVDLPADFKAEIAELCLEAGVDGHRGDVATARTAMTLAALEGRETVIESDIHEAATYALPHRLRSTPFEDEPDLDDLLEDRFDQESPEEGEGNESDDGDAGDEGDGNDEGDSSADAEDGSQREDGDRESGDEDGSDGSDGEGGGDGGDSSGDDSEPDGDDTEGGQQPEDGDRPASPNQQPAEAGDGGSDGDSNEQDSESDDSPDDEGDDETTQPLVPGQQRAGVGDARAPDLETPAAEHTESAAGTGSRASTAPSTDNRGARVRTEPASGDGAIDAAASVRSAASRGESRVEERDLRQSVRTGDTSVTIVFAVDASASMRPAMRTAKGVVLELLRDSYEHRDQVSFVAFAGEDADVLLPPTDSVSLAARHLKDLPSGDRTPLPAGLETSRRVLERADTDASVVVLVTDGRANVADGSPTEATRTAARALAASDTRVIVVDAGDDSRAGLSELVASETDGELVDLSSLSVETVRTAAETAATERQ from the coding sequence ATGGTTGCAGAGTCCGAGGACAAAAAGCTGTCGTCACTCCCCTTTCCAGCGATCGTCGGACAGGACGAGTTGAAGCGCGTGCTGCTCGCCGTCGCCGTAAACGACGGCCTTGACGGCTCCCTCATCGTCGGCGAGAAGGGGACTGCGAAGTCCACCGCCGTGCGGGCGCTCGTCGATCTCCTCCCCGAGCAGCGGGCCGTCGCGGACTGTCCGTACGGCTGTTCGCCCGACGATGCGAGCCAGCAGTGCGAAGACTGTCGCGACCGCGACCCCGAGGACATGCCGGTCGAGGCGCGTTCCGTCCCGCTCGTCACCCTGCCGCTGGGCGCGACTCGAGATCGAGTGGTCGGCACCCTCTCGGTCGAGGACGCGCTGGCGGGCGAGGCCGATTTCGATCCAGGGTTGCTCGCCCGTGCGAACCGCGGTATTCTCTACGTGGACGAGGTCAACCTGCTGGACGGTCACCTCGTCGACGTGATCCTCGACGCGGCCGCGAGCGGCGTCAACACCGTCGAACGCGACGGGATCAGCGTCTCTCATCCCGCTAATTTCACCCTCATCGGGACGATGAACCCCGAGGAGGGCGACTTGCGTCCCCAGCTTCGGGACCGCTTCGCCCTCCAGGCCAGCGTCGAGGGCTGCCGGGAGATCGACGATCGGGTCGAGATTATCGACCGGGCGCTCGCGGTCAACGGCGACAACGGAACGGACCCGTCGGCGAAGTACAGCGACGAGGTCGAGACCCTTCGCGACGACCTCGCCGCGGCCCGCGACCGCCTCCCGAGCGTCGACCTCCCGGCCGACTTCAAAGCCGAAATCGCCGAGCTCTGTCTCGAGGCCGGCGTCGACGGCCACCGCGGCGACGTGGCGACGGCTCGAACCGCCATGACGCTGGCCGCCCTCGAGGGCCGGGAAACGGTCATCGAGTCCGACATTCACGAGGCCGCGACGTACGCGCTCCCCCACCGCCTCCGGAGTACGCCCTTCGAGGACGAACCGGATCTCGACGACCTGCTCGAGGATCGGTTCGACCAGGAGTCGCCTGAGGAAGGCGAGGGAAACGAGTCCGACGACGGTGACGCAGGTGACGAGGGCGACGGGAACGACGAGGGTGACTCGAGCGCCGACGCCGAGGACGGAAGCCAGCGTGAGGACGGCGATCGGGAGAGCGGCGACGAGGACGGTTCCGACGGGAGCGACGGTGAGGGCGGCGGCGACGGTGGCGACTCGAGCGGCGACGACTCCGAACCCGATGGCGACGATACCGAAGGTGGCCAGCAGCCGGAGGACGGTGACCGACCGGCATCGCCGAATCAGCAGCCCGCTGAAGCCGGTGACGGAGGGTCGGACGGCGATTCGAACGAACAGGACTCCGAGTCGGACGACTCGCCGGACGACGAGGGAGACGACGAAACCACCCAGCCGCTCGTCCCGGGTCAGCAGCGAGCCGGCGTGGGCGACGCGCGGGCACCGGACCTCGAGACGCCGGCCGCTGAACACACTGAGAGCGCGGCCGGAACGGGCTCTCGAGCGAGCACGGCACCGAGCACGGACAACCGAGGCGCTCGCGTCCGCACAGAACCCGCGTCCGGCGACGGGGCGATCGACGCCGCGGCGTCGGTTCGATCGGCCGCGTCCCGCGGCGAATCGCGGGTCGAGGAACGGGACCTGCGACAGTCCGTCCGCACCGGCGACACCTCGGTGACGATCGTCTTCGCCGTCGACGCCAGCGCCTCGATGCGCCCGGCGATGCGGACCGCCAAGGGCGTCGTCCTCGAGCTCCTGCGCGACAGCTACGAACACCGCGATCAGGTCTCCTTCGTCGCCTTCGCCGGCGAGGACGCCGACGTCCTGCTCCCGCCGACCGACAGCGTCTCGCTGGCCGCCCGCCACCTCAAGGACCTGCCCTCCGGCGACCGGACGCCGTTACCGGCCGGCCTCGAAACCTCGCGGCGGGTCCTCGAGCGTGCCGACACCGACGCGTCGGTCGTCGTTCTCGTCACCGACGGCCGCGCGAACGTCGCCGACGGGAGTCCGACCGAGGCGACGCGAACCGCGGCTCGAGCGCTCGCCGCGAGCGACACTCGCGTGATCGTCGTCGATGCCGGCGACGACTCCCGGGCGGGGCTTTCGGAACTGGTCGCGAGCGAAACCGACGGCGAACTGGTGGACCTCTCGTCCCTGTCGGTCGAAACGGTTCGAACTGCGGCCGAGACCGCGGCGACGGAACGACAGTAA
- a CDS encoding PQQ-binding-like beta-propeller repeat protein encodes MADDSHPTAGALETAHSRRRVLTAAAGAVTATAGLAGCLGRAEREPIPRVETGLEQTVPDGVAQFRRSLERWGYYPDVTVPDDVTREWRLDRLNTGSHTAAKASAVPLPDGGVVFPGDTGYLVALDPDGEERWRTGTNTGDRGIHGTPAVADGRVYVGAYDGVLYAVDAETGDIDWQTKLGGAIGSSPLYHDGRLVMAVEYPDPEGSTFVIDANDGSVVWEDPEHRPTDHPHSTPAIDLEVGRLVCGSNDGKLYGWSYPDLEFAWSFDTRGSDANDGEIKGPIATYDGGAYFGSWDGYVYRVDLEDGTEDWSFQTGDLVMSGPALDPELDTVFIGSHDTNLYALDAQSGERHWSFEADDWFFGCPIVCDERVVAGSRDGGVYALEKRTGDEVWRVDNEGHVSSTPRVVDGAIYYAERAPNPPEGDEERSDDGIDTDGGGYKLVGTD; translated from the coding sequence ATGGCAGACGATTCACATCCAACTGCGGGGGCGCTCGAAACCGCCCACAGTCGACGCCGAGTTCTCACGGCGGCCGCCGGCGCGGTCACCGCGACCGCCGGACTGGCCGGCTGTCTCGGGCGAGCCGAGCGCGAACCGATTCCGCGGGTCGAGACCGGACTCGAGCAAACGGTTCCGGACGGCGTCGCCCAGTTCAGGCGGTCGCTCGAGCGATGGGGCTACTACCCCGACGTCACGGTTCCGGACGACGTGACCCGGGAGTGGCGCCTCGACCGGCTCAATACGGGCTCGCACACCGCCGCGAAGGCGAGCGCCGTTCCCCTGCCGGACGGCGGCGTCGTCTTCCCGGGCGACACCGGCTATCTGGTCGCTCTCGACCCGGACGGCGAGGAGCGCTGGCGGACCGGAACGAATACCGGTGATCGCGGGATTCACGGCACGCCCGCCGTCGCCGACGGCCGGGTGTACGTCGGCGCGTACGACGGGGTACTCTACGCCGTCGACGCCGAGACGGGCGATATCGATTGGCAGACGAAACTCGGCGGCGCCATCGGGTCGAGTCCGCTCTACCACGACGGCCGGCTCGTGATGGCAGTCGAGTACCCCGACCCCGAGGGGAGCACGTTCGTCATCGACGCGAACGACGGCTCCGTCGTCTGGGAGGACCCGGAGCACCGGCCGACCGACCACCCCCACTCGACGCCGGCGATCGATCTCGAGGTCGGACGGCTCGTCTGCGGGTCGAACGACGGAAAGCTCTACGGGTGGTCCTACCCGGACCTGGAGTTCGCCTGGTCGTTCGATACCCGGGGCAGCGACGCCAACGACGGCGAAATAAAGGGGCCGATCGCGACCTACGACGGCGGCGCTTACTTCGGGTCGTGGGACGGCTACGTTTACCGGGTCGACCTCGAGGACGGCACCGAAGACTGGTCGTTCCAGACGGGCGATCTGGTGATGTCGGGTCCGGCGCTCGATCCCGAATTGGACACGGTGTTTATCGGCAGCCACGACACCAACCTGTACGCGCTCGACGCCCAGTCCGGCGAGCGACACTGGTCGTTCGAAGCGGACGACTGGTTCTTCGGGTGTCCGATCGTCTGCGACGAGCGGGTCGTGGCCGGCTCCCGGGACGGCGGCGTCTACGCGCTCGAGAAGCGAACCGGCGACGAAGTCTGGCGGGTCGACAACGAGGGGCACGTCTCGAGCACGCCACGCGTGGTCGACGGGGCGATCTACTACGCCGAGCGCGCGCCGAATCCGCCGGAGGGAGACGAGGAGCGATCTGACGATGGGATCGACACCGACGGGGGCGGTTACAAACTGGTCGGGACCGACTGA
- a CDS encoding alpha/beta fold hydrolase, translated as MAELELEDGTIYYETSGDGPPLVFVHGGWMDGTAWEPQIDHFADDYRVVTIDVRGHGKTGVTAPDSYSIGLFTDDLEALFSTLEIERPILCGLSLGSMVVQEYLDRHPTDAAGAILGGAVRSMPPVDMPTELKSFWSPLPALSASLSLSGSEGTFRSMLYSIQATTGERWLSVDPEVRNAAIEQVGNVSSSEFRKIFGALYRYDPPELTGVETPTLVVHGDQEAPLVKRQGREIASEVAHGDQLELADSGHLVNQDRPRAFNRATTDFLEELPAA; from the coding sequence ATGGCAGAACTCGAACTCGAGGACGGGACTATTTATTACGAGACGAGCGGTGACGGTCCGCCGCTGGTGTTCGTCCACGGCGGCTGGATGGACGGCACGGCCTGGGAGCCACAGATCGACCACTTCGCCGACGACTATCGGGTCGTCACGATCGACGTTCGGGGACACGGCAAGACCGGTGTGACGGCTCCGGACAGCTACTCGATCGGTCTCTTCACCGACGATCTGGAGGCCCTCTTCTCGACGCTCGAGATCGAACGGCCGATCCTCTGTGGGCTCTCGCTGGGATCGATGGTCGTCCAGGAGTACCTCGATCGCCATCCGACCGACGCGGCGGGTGCGATCCTGGGTGGTGCAGTGCGGTCGATGCCGCCAGTGGACATGCCGACCGAACTGAAATCGTTCTGGTCGCCGCTCCCGGCCCTGTCGGCCTCGCTGTCGCTCTCGGGCTCGGAGGGAACGTTCCGATCGATGCTGTACTCGATTCAGGCGACGACCGGCGAGCGGTGGCTGTCGGTCGACCCCGAGGTCAGGAACGCGGCGATCGAGCAGGTCGGCAACGTCTCCTCGAGCGAATTCAGAAAAATCTTCGGCGCGCTCTACCGGTACGATCCGCCCGAGCTCACGGGCGTCGAAACGCCGACGCTCGTCGTCCACGGCGATCAGGAAGCGCCGCTCGTCAAGCGACAGGGGCGAGAGATCGCCTCGGAAGTCGCCCACGGCGACCAGCTGGAACTGGCCGATTCGGGCCACCTCGTCAATCAGGATCGGCCGCGCGCGTTCAACAGGGCGACGACCGACTTCCTCGAGGAGCTTCCCGCAGCGTGA
- a CDS encoding MaoC family dehydratase, which translates to MSSQCPDTDDVTATASTEQWSSISKHVFNSYLEANNAFLAAMGFSSSDEDSPTRPETDTTTTSAAEVAFGDENWVMERSTDDYDSLGVGDYVRFRKPIAETDVTAFAQVSGDTNRLHLEPEFAELTLFDGQIVHGTLVAGTISAALARFPGVTVYLSQDLEFVSPVRIGETVTADCEIVESLGDDRYRLHTTVVGEDGDSVIDGEAVVVINESPDA; encoded by the coding sequence ATGAGTAGTCAATGTCCGGACACCGACGATGTCACCGCCACAGCCTCGACCGAGCAGTGGTCCAGCATCTCGAAACACGTGTTCAATAGCTACCTCGAAGCCAACAACGCCTTCCTCGCAGCGATGGGGTTCAGTTCCTCGGACGAGGACTCACCGACTCGGCCGGAGACGGATACGACGACGACGTCCGCCGCCGAGGTCGCGTTCGGTGACGAGAACTGGGTCATGGAGCGGTCGACGGACGACTACGATTCGCTCGGCGTCGGCGACTACGTTCGCTTTCGCAAGCCGATCGCCGAGACCGACGTCACCGCGTTCGCACAGGTCTCCGGCGACACCAACCGGCTCCACCTCGAGCCCGAGTTCGCCGAGCTGACCCTGTTCGACGGCCAGATCGTCCACGGGACGCTCGTCGCGGGGACGATCAGCGCCGCACTGGCTCGGTTCCCCGGCGTTACGGTCTACCTCTCTCAGGACCTCGAGTTCGTGAGTCCGGTTCGGATCGGCGAAACGGTCACGGCCGACTGCGAGATCGTCGAGTCGCTGGGTGACGATCGCTACCGGCTGCACACGACGGTCGTCGGAGAGGACGGCGACTCCGTCATCGACGGGGAGGCCGTCGTCGTCATCAACGAGTCACCAGACGCGTAA
- the fdhF gene encoding formate dehydrogenase subunit alpha gives MSTNTNANETLPGVPDLTDPQEETPVTAEFETGTANDPDVGTRNAEPTTVTVDGEPVTVPPGSTIIDAMQSLDDDVVSVDPGADAVEDDADVPALCYYDRDGDCSDEIGPRSECRTCMVETEEHGLVPSCSFPAEDGLTVETDTPDAEESRSVNLDLVLSNHNLRCTTCNGNGRCELQSAAISEDVDHPRYGVFDERDRYEPLDDTSSFIQIDRNKCILCNRCVDGCNDVQAEGVLRIEGHGEDTRIGFQSDAETMADSDCVSCGHCATVCPTGALTEKGIGGAATLPLPGFTQRNSIGNVIEHEDAETLDDRTSPNRSSGPGGDLTVGTGATMNGGQRGVAGFMEQAKRKFGKAASDYGRKAFLAGEHTAESIAANTLPEGYLFDIADAVSDYRLSKIDKAETTCGFCAVGCRFEMWGTDDESLGVVPVDDPDDAPANNFSTCVKGKFGHEFANSENRLTTPLVRNENGDLEEATWDEALDLVAERLTEIQEEHGIDAVGSLASSKGSNEEAYLVQKFARQVLGSKNIDNCARLCHSSTVAALQQTVGFGAMTNRINEDVGEADAYLISGSNTTESHPVLATRIKQNVRDGADLVVFDPRKVGIAEHADQYTRTTPGYDVTWLNGLIRYIIEHDLHDEDFIERNTKNFDELKEKVQAFTPEKVEELAGVPPEELASAAETLAEADSVVFGWAMGMTQQSTGTDNLLAMADLALVLGQLGKPGAGLSPFRGQNNVQGGGGDMGTLPGSLPGYQDPADDDVGEKFADVWGERPPEEPGLKVPEMLAEAHEGNLEGMYIVGENPALSEPDIDHAGEALAGLEFLVVQDIFMTETAEHADVILPAATSPEKHGTFTNTERRIQRVRPSTEPPGKAKQDWEITQALANRLGYDWDYDHPSEIMDEIADLAPIYGGVSYDRLEEGEEHGLQWPVPDEDHPGTPYLYDYEEGNFNFDDGKARFVPADGGHPGELPDEEYPLTLTSGRVLYHWHTGQITRRVEGLMSHVGESFVEIHPATAADLGVEDGEYVRVESRRGEIVVKAQVTERVGEGTLFIPMHFATGAVNKLTQESFDPQAGIPEYKISSVRLEALGADTDETVLQTPDVVSSSGPHIASDD, from the coding sequence ATGAGTACGAACACGAACGCGAACGAGACGCTTCCAGGCGTTCCAGACCTCACTGATCCGCAAGAAGAGACGCCGGTCACGGCCGAATTCGAGACCGGGACCGCGAACGATCCGGACGTCGGCACTCGCAACGCCGAGCCGACGACCGTAACGGTCGACGGTGAGCCGGTGACCGTCCCGCCGGGGTCGACGATCATCGACGCGATGCAGTCGCTCGACGACGACGTCGTCAGCGTCGATCCCGGCGCGGACGCCGTCGAGGACGACGCCGACGTGCCCGCGCTCTGTTACTACGACCGCGACGGCGACTGTAGCGACGAGATCGGGCCGCGCAGCGAGTGTCGGACCTGCATGGTCGAAACCGAGGAACACGGACTCGTTCCGTCGTGTTCGTTCCCGGCGGAGGACGGGCTCACCGTCGAGACGGACACGCCCGACGCCGAGGAGAGTCGCAGCGTCAACCTCGACCTCGTCCTCTCGAACCACAACCTCCGGTGTACGACTTGCAACGGCAACGGCCGGTGTGAACTCCAGAGCGCGGCGATCAGCGAAGACGTCGATCACCCGCGCTACGGCGTCTTCGACGAGCGCGACCGGTACGAACCGCTCGACGACACGTCGTCGTTCATCCAGATCGACCGCAACAAGTGCATCCTCTGTAATCGGTGCGTCGACGGCTGCAACGACGTGCAGGCCGAGGGCGTCCTTCGCATCGAAGGTCACGGCGAGGACACCCGCATCGGCTTCCAGTCCGACGCCGAGACGATGGCCGACTCCGACTGCGTCTCCTGTGGCCACTGCGCGACGGTCTGTCCGACCGGCGCATTGACCGAAAAGGGGATCGGCGGTGCCGCGACACTGCCGCTGCCCGGCTTCACTCAGCGCAACTCGATCGGGAACGTGATCGAACACGAAGACGCGGAGACCCTCGACGATCGGACGTCACCTAACCGATCGTCAGGGCCGGGCGGCGACCTCACGGTCGGTACCGGCGCGACCATGAACGGCGGGCAGCGCGGCGTCGCGGGATTCATGGAGCAAGCGAAACGAAAATTCGGGAAAGCGGCCAGCGACTACGGACGGAAGGCGTTCCTCGCCGGCGAGCACACCGCGGAATCGATCGCGGCCAATACGCTTCCCGAGGGGTACCTGTTCGACATCGCCGACGCGGTCAGCGACTACCGGCTGAGCAAAATCGACAAGGCGGAGACGACCTGCGGGTTCTGCGCCGTCGGCTGTCGCTTCGAGATGTGGGGGACGGACGACGAGTCGCTCGGTGTCGTCCCCGTCGACGACCCCGACGACGCGCCCGCGAACAACTTCTCGACCTGCGTGAAAGGGAAGTTCGGCCACGAGTTCGCCAACAGCGAGAACCGACTCACGACCCCGCTCGTCCGCAACGAGAACGGCGACCTCGAGGAAGCCACGTGGGACGAGGCGCTGGATCTCGTCGCCGAACGACTCACCGAGATTCAAGAGGAACACGGGATCGACGCGGTCGGCAGTCTCGCGTCCTCGAAGGGAAGCAACGAGGAGGCCTACCTCGTCCAGAAGTTCGCCCGGCAAGTTCTGGGCTCCAAGAACATCGACAACTGCGCGCGACTCTGTCACTCGTCGACGGTGGCGGCGCTCCAGCAGACGGTCGGGTTCGGCGCGATGACCAACCGTATCAACGAGGACGTCGGCGAGGCCGACGCCTACCTCATCAGCGGCTCGAACACCACGGAATCCCACCCGGTACTGGCGACTCGCATCAAGCAGAACGTCAGGGACGGGGCCGACCTCGTCGTCTTCGATCCGCGGAAGGTCGGCATCGCCGAGCACGCCGACCAGTACACCCGGACCACCCCCGGCTACGACGTGACGTGGCTCAACGGGCTGATCCGGTACATCATCGAACACGACCTCCACGACGAGGACTTCATCGAACGCAACACGAAGAACTTCGACGAGCTGAAGGAGAAGGTCCAGGCCTTCACCCCGGAAAAAGTCGAAGAACTCGCCGGCGTCCCCCCCGAGGAGCTGGCATCGGCCGCCGAGACGCTCGCCGAGGCCGACTCCGTCGTGTTCGGCTGGGCGATGGGCATGACCCAGCAGAGCACCGGGACGGACAACCTGCTGGCGATGGCCGATCTCGCGCTCGTGCTGGGCCAGCTCGGCAAACCCGGCGCCGGCCTCTCGCCGTTCCGCGGCCAGAACAACGTCCAGGGCGGCGGCGGGGACATGGGAACGCTCCCCGGCAGTCTCCCCGGCTATCAGGATCCGGCCGACGACGACGTCGGCGAGAAGTTCGCAGACGTGTGGGGCGAGCGCCCGCCGGAAGAACCCGGTCTCAAAGTGCCGGAGATGCTCGCGGAGGCCCACGAGGGCAACCTCGAGGGCATGTACATCGTCGGCGAGAACCCCGCGCTCTCGGAGCCCGACATCGATCACGCGGGCGAAGCGCTCGCGGGTCTCGAGTTCCTCGTCGTGCAGGACATCTTCATGACCGAGACCGCCGAGCACGCCGACGTGATCCTGCCGGCGGCGACCTCGCCGGAGAAACACGGCACGTTCACCAACACCGAGCGCCGCATCCAGCGGGTCCGTCCGAGTACGGAGCCGCCGGGGAAGGCAAAGCAGGACTGGGAGATCACCCAGGCGCTGGCGAACCGACTCGGCTACGACTGGGACTACGACCACCCGAGCGAGATCATGGACGAGATCGCCGATCTCGCTCCCATCTACGGCGGCGTGAGCTACGATCGCCTCGAGGAGGGCGAGGAACACGGCCTCCAGTGGCCGGTCCCCGACGAGGACCACCCCGGAACCCCCTACCTCTACGACTACGAGGAAGGGAACTTCAACTTCGACGACGGGAAAGCGCGGTTCGTGCCCGCAGACGGCGGTCATCCCGGAGAGCTTCCCGACGAGGAGTACCCGCTCACGCTCACCTCCGGGCGCGTGCTCTACCACTGGCACACGGGCCAGATCACCCGCCGCGTCGAGGGGCTGATGAGCCACGTCGGCGAGAGCTTCGTCGAGATCCACCCTGCGACGGCCGCCGACCTCGGCGTCGAAGACGGCGAGTACGTCCGCGTCGAATCCCGGCGCGGCGAGATCGTCGTGAAGGCCCAGGTCACCGAGCGCGTCGGCGAGGGGACGCTGTTCATCCCCATGCACTTCGCGACCGGTGCGGTCAACAAACTCACGCAGGAATCGTTCGACCCGCAGGCCGGCATTCCGGAGTACAAAATCTCCAGCGTCCGGCTCGAGGCGCTCGGTGCTGACACCGACGAAACGGTGTTGCAGACGCCGGACGTCGTCTCGAGCAGCGGGCCGCACATCGCCAGCGACGACTGA
- a CDS encoding uracil-xanthine permease family protein, with protein sequence MTGDEPVADESVGDGIEYGIDEQPPLGESMVLGIQHYLTMVGANIAVPLILAGAMEMPPGVTARFVGTFFVVSGIATLAQTTFGNRYPIVQGAPFSMLAPALAIVGVVSAGGVSGQPSWEAALLQLQGAIIVASIAEVAMGYFGLVGRLRRYLSPVVIAPTIALIGLSLFGAPQITAANQSWWLLGLTLGLILLFSQYLDVKHRAFRLYPVILALIIAWAVAAALSVSGVIASGHPGFVDLGRVADTQPLLPIYPFQWGIPQVTTAFVIGMFAGVLASIVESIGDYYAVANITGSGAPSGKRINHGIGMEGLMNVFSGVMGTAGSTSYSENIGAIGLTGVASRYVVQIGAVIMLFVGFVGYFGQLIATIPDPIVGGLFIAMFGQIVAVGISNLRHVDLDSSRNTFVVGFALFVGLAIPAYMGNFESTIAFRDAVGLEPAIDSLVGALGVVAGTGVLIEAIGQAVVDTIYIIGSTGMAVGGLAALVLDNTIPGSRAERGLAAWDRITEDEAEFDSFWDRWIRTETRSDD encoded by the coding sequence ATGACGGGGGACGAGCCAGTCGCTGACGAATCCGTCGGTGACGGTATCGAATACGGAATCGACGAACAGCCGCCGCTGGGCGAATCGATGGTGCTCGGGATTCAGCACTACCTGACGATGGTCGGCGCGAACATCGCGGTCCCGCTGATACTGGCCGGGGCGATGGAGATGCCCCCCGGTGTGACCGCCCGGTTCGTCGGGACGTTCTTCGTCGTCTCCGGGATCGCGACGCTCGCCCAGACGACGTTCGGCAACCGGTACCCGATCGTGCAGGGCGCGCCGTTCTCCATGCTCGCGCCCGCGCTCGCCATCGTCGGCGTCGTCAGCGCCGGCGGCGTCTCGGGGCAACCGAGCTGGGAAGCCGCACTGCTGCAGTTACAGGGGGCGATCATCGTCGCCTCGATCGCCGAAGTCGCGATGGGCTACTTCGGACTGGTCGGCCGGCTCCGACGGTACCTCTCGCCCGTCGTTATCGCACCGACGATCGCGCTGATCGGCTTGTCGCTGTTCGGCGCACCGCAGATCACCGCGGCGAACCAGAGCTGGTGGCTGCTCGGCCTCACGCTCGGGCTCATCCTGCTGTTCTCGCAGTATCTCGACGTCAAACACAGGGCGTTCCGACTCTACCCGGTCATCCTAGCGCTGATCATCGCCTGGGCCGTCGCGGCCGCACTGTCAGTCTCCGGCGTGATCGCCAGCGGCCATCCGGGGTTCGTCGATCTCGGACGGGTCGCCGACACCCAGCCCCTGCTGCCGATCTATCCCTTCCAGTGGGGAATCCCACAGGTGACGACCGCGTTCGTCATCGGGATGTTCGCCGGCGTGCTCGCCTCGATCGTCGAGAGCATCGGCGACTACTACGCGGTGGCCAACATCACCGGCTCGGGGGCTCCGAGCGGCAAACGGATCAACCACGGCATCGGGATGGAGGGACTGATGAACGTCTTCTCGGGCGTGATGGGCACCGCCGGCTCGACCTCTTACTCCGAGAATATCGGCGCGATCGGCCTGACCGGCGTCGCGTCGCGGTACGTCGTCCAGATCGGCGCGGTCATCATGCTGTTCGTCGGCTTCGTCGGCTACTTCGGGCAACTGATCGCCACGATCCCGGATCCGATCGTCGGCGGCCTGTTCATCGCCATGTTCGGCCAGATCGTCGCCGTCGGGATCTCCAATCTCCGCCACGTCGACCTCGACTCCTCGCGCAACACCTTCGTCGTCGGCTTCGCCCTCTTCGTCGGCCTCGCGATTCCGGCGTACATGGGCAACTTCGAGAGCACGATCGCCTTCCGCGACGCCGTCGGTCTCGAGCCGGCCATCGACTCGCTGGTCGGCGCCCTCGGCGTCGTGGCGGGAACCGGCGTCCTGATCGAAGCCATCGGGCAGGCCGTCGTCGACACGATCTACATCATCGGCTCGACCGGCATGGCCGTCGGCGGGCTCGCCGCACTCGTCCTCGACAACACGATTCCGGGCTCGCGAGCGGAACGCGGCCTCGCGGCGTGGGACCGCATCACCGAAGACGAAGCCGAGTTCGACTCGTTCTGGGACCGCTGGATCCGGACGGAGACGCGAAGCGACGACTGA